Part of the Merismopedia glauca CCAP 1448/3 genome, ATAATTGCGAACGTGGGGATAACCCAACAGATATTTTAAAACAAACCAAGTGAAAGAAGAGCGCGCACCAACAGTACAATAGGTAATAATTTCTTTCTCAGAAGTTACGCCTTTACTACTATATAGAAGAGACAGTTCTTCCCTTGATTTGAAAGTAGCATCATCATTCAAAGCTAATTCAAAACCGATGTGAACTGCACCTGGAATATGTCCAGATCGCTCCCCTTCTTGGGCTGGTTGGTCAGTAAACCAAAACCATTCACCATTATATTCTTGAACCGTGCGCGCATCAACTAAAACATACTGTGAATGATTAATTGCCTTTTGGACTTCTACTAACGAGACACGCCAGTTAAAATTGGGTTCTGATGCTGTATAGGTACTAGCTGTAATTTTGGGAATTTCTACCGTTAATTCTCGACCTTCAGCCATCCATTTTTGGCGACTGCCATTCAGGATTTTTACATCTTCATGTCCCCAGATTTTCAAATACCAAAACAGAAAACTAGCACCAGCAAAGCTACCACTGTAAATTACAATTGTGGTGTCTTTAGTAATCCCAGATTTCCCCATTAGATGTTCTAGCTTGAGGCGATCAAATTGAACCCGAAAATCCGATTCATTAGTAGTATTTAATCTACTCCAAAAGATAGCACTAGGGATATGTCCAGATTGATAACTGGTGTGGTCTAAATCGATTTCAATGATGCGTAGATTGGGACTACTTAATATGTTCAAACAGCCATTGAGTATCTACCAGAACTTCCAAATTAGCGTAGTCAGACATCAACTATTCCTTCATCTAATCTTGATAAAATTAGATTAGGATTAATTTTTCATCTCGCCTAGTCCTCGATCGGGTACTCTTGGGAGAATTATGCATCATGTCTAGTTCTTTGCAGTCTTTGTTTTTAGCGATCGCTCAGGCTCGTAACGAACAAGAGGTGCGATCGCGTATCATGGTGGATGTAGGTGCTTATTTCCAAGCTAATCGCTGGGGACTTTTCTTTAGCGATCGCGATCCTGGTAAAACAACCGCCATCAAAAAAAGTTTACAGTTAGCTTTATCGGTTGAATACAATCCGGTTTTGCGTTATTTAGTTGAACATCACGCACCGATTCACGAAGCTTCGCTTTTACCACCTGGCGCATGGCAGAAGATTTGTCCTCGTTTTGACCACGGACACGTTATGGTAGGTCCTATTGTCAATCACGGTCATCTGGTTGGTGGAGTGGGGTTGACTCGCACTCAGGCAAATTCTGCCTTTAATGAAAGAGATTTAAGCGATCTGGGTGCTTTGTGCTTGCATCTATCAACTTGGTTGGCAATAAACCAGTCAAAACCCGCTAAAATACTCGATTCTCCTATTTTAACTCCTAGAGAATTGCAAATTGCAGAATTAGTTGCTCAAGGTTTAACTAATGAAAGTATTGGTAAATCTCTCTGGATTAGCGAAAATTCGGTTAAACAAGCGTTAAAACGCATCTTTCGCAAACGAGAAATCGCTTCCCGTGTCGAATTGGTAGGAAAGCTTTCTCCAACTGTATCTAGCAAGTAATACCATTTTCGGCGTTGCTGAATATCAGTATGCTTGATAAGCGATCTCCTACCCACTAAATTAGTGACTCTTGAAACTATTAAGCTGAGATTGAACCGCGTGTAGATAGCTAGTATCGTTCAATGTTTCTTGAGGTAATCTACCACGAGCGATCGCACCTTTCACCAAATCGATCGCCTTAATTTCTCCAGCATTCACCGCACTATCAAAAGCACCGTTGCTAGGAATTCCTTGCTCTACCAAATAACCTTGATACCCATTATATACTAGGTTGAACGGTGTAATTTGTGTCTGTTCATGGTGCATATTGACGTTATAAGCCGTCATTTCTTGAGCAAATGCAGGAACAGCAGCAGTCAGAGTTAAAGTTGATACAGCAGCGATTAATAGGCGTTTCATAATTGTCCTCCAATGGGGTCGCGTCATGTAATTTGTTGTCTTTGATTACTAGAATGACTGACCTAACTGAGAAAGACGCGATCGCTGAGTGAGTAACAGGATAAAATTTGATTAAAATTAGCTGAGTGATAATATTGAGGTAAGCC contains:
- a CDS encoding sulfurtransferase encodes the protein MNILSSPNLRIIEIDLDHTSYQSGHIPSAIFWSRLNTTNESDFRVQFDRLKLEHLMGKSGITKDTTIVIYSGSFAGASFLFWYLKIWGHEDVKILNGSRQKWMAEGRELTVEIPKITASTYTASEPNFNWRVSLVEVQKAINHSQYVLVDARTVQEYNGEWFWFTDQPAQEGERSGHIPGAVHIGFELALNDDATFKSREELSLLYSSKGVTSEKEIITYCTVGARSSFTWFVLKYLLGYPHVRNYDGSWNEWGRLPNSAIEI
- a CDS encoding LuxR C-terminal-related transcriptional regulator, whose protein sequence is MSSSLQSLFLAIAQARNEQEVRSRIMVDVGAYFQANRWGLFFSDRDPGKTTAIKKSLQLALSVEYNPVLRYLVEHHAPIHEASLLPPGAWQKICPRFDHGHVMVGPIVNHGHLVGGVGLTRTQANSAFNERDLSDLGALCLHLSTWLAINQSKPAKILDSPILTPRELQIAELVAQGLTNESIGKSLWISENSVKQALKRIFRKREIASRVELVGKLSPTVSSK